The Agrococcus sp. SGAir0287 DNA window CTCCCGGCCCACCGGCATCGACCCCGCCGACCTCGCCGTCGCGCTGCGCGTGCTCGAGGAGGCGCCTCGGCTCGCGCAGGACGACCCCGACCTCGTCGCGCTCAAGCGTGCTGCGTGGCTGCTGCAGAAGCGGCTGAAGAAGACCCGCCGCGACGAGAAGACCTGGGCGGAGCGCAAGGCTGATCGCGCGGTGCTCGAGGCGACCGCGACGGGCTCGCCGATGCGGATCGACGACGAGACGAAGGGCATCCCGCTCGTCTCCGCGGCGCAGGGCGCCTTCGCCGGCGAGCTGCGCAAGGCGCGGGGCTGCTACGTCTGCAAGCGCGAGTACACCCTCGTCGACGCGTTCTACCACGGGCTCTGCCCCACGTGCGCCGCGCGCAGCCATGCGAAGCGCGACCAGCGCACCGACCTGACGGGTCGGCGGGCGCTGCTCACGGGCGGGCGAGCGAAGATCGGCATGTACATCGCGCTGCGGCTGCTGCGCGACGGCGCGCACACGACGATCACGACGCGATTCCCGAAGGACGCGATGCGTCGCTTCGCGCAGATGGACGACGCGAGCGACTGGATCCACCGTCTGAAGATCGTCGGCATCGACCTGCGCGACCCGACCCAGGTCATCGCCCTCGCCGACGACGTCGCCGCGGCCGGGCCGCTCGACATCCTCGTGAACAACGCGGCGCAGACGGTGCGCCGCTCCCCCGGCGCCTACTCCGCGCTCGTCGAGCAGGAGTCCGCGCCGCTGCCCGCCGATCTCGCGCTGCCGGAGATGACGACGTTCGACGGCATCTCGTCGGTGCACCCCGCGTCGATCGCCGGCGCCCTCGACCACCACGCGACGCCCCACCACGAGGGCGAGTCGCTCGAGCACGCCATGGCGGCGCAGACCGCGGCGTCGATGACGGCGCTCGCGCTGCGTGCCGGCCATGCGAGCCTCGACGCACACCTCGCCGGCACGGCGGTCGACGCCGGCGGCCTGCTGCCCGACCTGCAGACGACGAACTCGTGGACGCAGACGGTCGAGCAGGTGGATGCGCTCGAGATGCTCGAGGTGCAGCTGTGCAACGCGACCGCGCCGTTCCTGCTGGTCTCACGGCTGCGCGCGTCGATGCGCGCCGCGATCCAGGCGGGCGCCCGCCGCGCCTACGTCGTCAACGTGTCGGCGATGGAGGGCCAGTTCGGCGGACGACGCTACAAGGGCGCCGGGCATCCGCACACGAACATGGCCAAGGCGTCGCTCAACATGCTCACGCGCACGAGCGGGCCCGAGATGTTCGAGACCGACCGCATCCTCATGACCGCCGTCGACACCGGCTGGATCACCGACGAGCGTCCGCACCAGGAGAAGCTGCGCATCGCCGCCGAAGGCTGGCACGCGCCGCTCGACCTCGTCGACGGGGCGGCTCGCGTCTACGACCCCATCGTCCGCGGCGAGGCCGGCGAGGATCTCTTCGGCGTCTTCCTCAAGGACTACGAGCGAGCGCCCTGGTAGGTCACTGATCGCGCGACGAGAGCACGCAGAACTCGTTGCCGTCGATGTCGGCGAGCACCGTCCACGTCACGTC harbors:
- a CDS encoding SDR family NAD(P)-dependent oxidoreductase produces the protein MVPDRDSRPTGIDPADLAVALRVLEEAPRLAQDDPDLVALKRAAWLLQKRLKKTRRDEKTWAERKADRAVLEATATGSPMRIDDETKGIPLVSAAQGAFAGELRKARGCYVCKREYTLVDAFYHGLCPTCAARSHAKRDQRTDLTGRRALLTGGRAKIGMYIALRLLRDGAHTTITTRFPKDAMRRFAQMDDASDWIHRLKIVGIDLRDPTQVIALADDVAAAGPLDILVNNAAQTVRRSPGAYSALVEQESAPLPADLALPEMTTFDGISSVHPASIAGALDHHATPHHEGESLEHAMAAQTAASMTALALRAGHASLDAHLAGTAVDAGGLLPDLQTTNSWTQTVEQVDALEMLEVQLCNATAPFLLVSRLRASMRAAIQAGARRAYVVNVSAMEGQFGGRRYKGAGHPHTNMAKASLNMLTRTSGPEMFETDRILMTAVDTGWITDERPHQEKLRIAAEGWHAPLDLVDGAARVYDPIVRGEAGEDLFGVFLKDYERAPW